The nucleotide window TCGATCACCAGCGTACCGCCACCACGGATAAAGCCGGGCTGATCCTCTCTACCGCGAGCTTCGCGGAAAGTGATGGCACCCTGGTGAACCAGGAAGGTCGCGCACAGCGCTTCTTCCAGGTTTACGATCCTTCCTATTACGACGACAGAATAGAAATGCTGGAAAGCTGGCGCTGGCTGCACTCGCTCTCCAGCACCATTACCAGCCGTCAGCCGGACTGGACCCAGCTCGATCACGTTATTGATGCCTGTATTGCGGCGCTGCCGCAGCTGGCTGGCATCAAGGATGCGGCACCGGATGCGAGCTTCCGTATTCGCGGACAGAAGCTGGCACGTTCTCCTATTCGCTCCAGCGGTCGTACCGCCATACGCGCCAATATCAGCGTGCATGAGCCGCGTCAGCCGCAGGATAAGGACACCATGTTCGCCTTCTCTATGGAAGGGAACAACCAGCCGTCGGCCGCCCGTTCACAAATTCCTTTTGCCTGGGCACCAGGCTGGAACTCCCCACAGGCGTGGAATAAGTTCCAGGATGAAGTGGGCGGTAAACTGCGTAACGGCGACCCTGGCGTGCGCCTGTTTGAAGCGGGTGATGCGCAGCTGGGTTGGTTTGACGTGGTGCCAGCAGCCTTTGCTGGTGAGAGCAACAGCTGGCGCGTGGCGCCTTACTTCCACCTCTTCGGTAGCGAAGAGATGTCTCAGCGTTCTGCGGTGATCCAGCAGCGTATGCCTGAGCCTTATGTGATGGTAAACCCGGCTGACGCGGCAAAACTTGGCGTGAACGCAGGTTCGTCAGTGGAGTTCAGCTGCGCAGGTGAGACCCTTCGTCTGCCGGTGCGCTTCTCCGGAACGCTGCAGGCAGGGCAGGTTGGTCTGCCGCTCGGCATGCCGGGCATCCCGCCATTCCTGCTGGGTGCCAACATTGACAAGATGCAGGAGGCGGCACAATGAACTGGCTGACACCGGAAGTTATCGATGTTCTGATTGCCGTAGGTAAAGCATTAGTCATTCTGTTGGTGGTGGTAGGCTGCGGCGCCTTTATGAGCTTTGGCGAACGTCGTCTGCTCGGCCTGTTCCAGAACCGCTACGGGCCAAACCGCGTAGGCTGGGGCGGCTCGCTGCAGCTGGTGGCGGACATGATCAAAATGTTCTTCAAAGAGGACTGGACGCCACCGTTTACCGACCGGGTGATTTTTACCCTGGCGCCGATGATCGCCTTCACCTCGCTGCTGCTGGCGATGGCTATCGTGCCGGTTACCTCTACCTGGATGGGCGCAGATCTCAATATCGGTCTGCTGTTCTTCCTGATGATGGCTGGTCTGGCAGTCTATGCCGTGCTGTTCGCTGGCTGGTCCAGTAACAACAAATACTCGTTGCTTGGCGCTATGCGCGCCTCGGCGCAGACGCTGAGCTACGAAGTGTTCCTCGGCCTCTCGCTGATGGGCGTTGTGGCACAGGCCGGTTCGTTCAACATGGTCGATATCGTCAACAGCCAGCAGCATCTGTGGAACGTTATTCCGCAGTTCCTCGGCTTCCTGACCTTCGCCATCGCGGGCGTTGCGGTTTGTCACCGTCATCCTTTTGACCAGCCGGAAGCGGAGCAGGAGCTGGCCGACGGTTACCACATTGAATATGCCGGTATGAAGTTCGGCCTGTTCTTTGTGGGGGAATATGTCGGCATTGTGACCGTTTCTTCGCTGATCGTGACGCTGTTCTTCGGCGGCTGGAACGGCCCGTGGCTGCCGCCCATTATCTGGTTTGCCCTTAAAACGGCCTTCTTCATGATGATGTTCATTCTGATTCGTGCTGCGTTACCGCGCCCACGCTATGACCAGGTGATGTCGTTCGGCTGGAAAGTTTGTCTGCCGTTGACGCTGTTGAACCTGCTGGCGACTGCCGCAGTGATTCTGTACAACGCGCAGTAAGAGGTAACATTATGAATTTAAAAGACATAGCGGTTGGGTTTGGCACCACGGTACGCAGTATCTTCCTGATTGGCATGAATGCGTTCGCCAAGCGTGAAACCATGATGTACCCGGAAGAGCCGGTTTATCTGCCGCCGCGCTACCGTGGCCGCATCGTGCTGACGCGTGACCCGGACGGCCAGGAGCGCTGCGTGGCCTGTAACCTGTGCGCCGTGGCCTGCCCGGTGGGCTGTATTTCGCTGCAAAAAGCGGAAATGCAGGATGGCCGTTGGTATCCCGAGTTCTTCCGTATCAACTTCTCGCGCTGCATTTTCTGTGGCCTGTGCGAAGAGGCTTGCCCGACCACTGCGATTCAGCTTACCCCCGATTTTGAACTGGGTGAGTTTAAGCGTCAGGATCTGGTTTACGAGAAAGAAGATCTGCTGATCTCCGGTCCCGGCAAGTACCCGGAATATAACTTTTACCGGATGGCGGGCATGGCGATCGACGGGAAAGACAAGGGCGACGCCGAAAGCGAAGCTAAACCTATCGACGTCAAGGGCTTGTTACCTTAAGGAGCCAGGCATGGAATTTGCTTTTTATCTTTGCGGACTGGTAGCGGTGCTGACAACGTTGCGTGTTATCACCCATACCAACCCGGTCCACGCGCTACTGTATCTGATCATCTCCCTGCTGGCGGTTGCCGGGGTCTTTTTCTCGTTGGGCGCCTATTTCGCTGGAGCGCTGGAGATCATCGTGTATGCCGGGGCGATCATGGTGCTGTTCGTGTTTGTGGTGATGATGCTGAACCTGGGTGAGAGCATTCAGGCGCAGGAGCGCGAATGGCTGAAGCCTGGCGTCTGGCTGGGGCCTGGCCTGCTCTCTCTGGTGCTGCTGGTGGTGATGGTTTACGCCATCCTCTCCATCAACGATCAGGGTATTGACGGCAAGATGATCGACGCGAAAGCGGTGGGCATCAGCCTGTTTGGTCCTTACGTTCTGGCTGTTGAGCTGGCTTCGATGCTGCTGCTGGCGGGTCTGGTGGTGGCTTACCATATCGGACGTGAACAGCGTCAGGGCGAAGTGTTAAGCAATCGTCCGGGTGACGCTCCGAAAAGCAACAAGGAGGAACGCGCATGATCCCTCTGCAACACGGCCTGATTCTGGCGGCCATTCTGTTTGTCCTCGGACTGACCGGCGTAGTGATCCGCCGCAACCTGCTGTTTATGTTGGTAAGCCTTGAAATCATGATTAACGCCGCTGCACTGGCGTTCGTGGTGGCGGGGAGCTACTGGGGGCAGGCGGACGGACAGGTGATGTATATCCTGGCGATCAGCCTTGCCGCTGCTGAGGCCAGTATCGGCCTGGCGCTGCTGCTTCAGCTTCATCGTCGCAGCCAGAACCTCAACATTGATAAAGTGAGCGAGATGCGCGGATGAATCTTCTCTATTTAACAGTACTGTTTCCGCTGATTGGCTTTTTACTGCTGGCCTTTTCCCGCGGCCGCTGGTCGGAAAATCTCTCTGCTACCGTTGGCATGGGCTCTGTAGGCCTGGCGGCGCTGACCACGGTTTTCGTGGGCATGGACTTTTTCAGTCAGGGGCAGGCGCCTTACACTCAGGCGCTCTGGACCTGGATGCAGGTGGGCAACTTTAAGATTGACGTCAACTTCACGCTGGATGGTCTCTCGCTGACTATGCTCTCGGTGGTGACTGGCGTCGGCTTCTTTATCCACATGTTCGCCTCCTGGTATATGCGTGGGGAAGAGGGCTACTCCCGGTTCTTCGCCTACACCAACCTGTTTATCGCCAGCATGGTGGTTCTGGTGCTGGCCGATAACCTGATGCTGATGTATCTGGGTTGGGAAGGAGTGGGGCTCTGCTCCTATCTGCTGATCGGCTTCTATTACACCAACCCGAATAACGGCGCGGCGGCGATGAAAGCGTTCATCATCACCCGCGTGGGTGACGTGTTCCTGGCTTTTGCCCTGTTTATCCTCTACAACGAGCTGGGTACGCTGAACTTCCGTGAGATGGTCGAGCTGGCGCCAGCGCACTTTGCAGCAGATAACCACATGCTGCAGTGGGCCACGTTGATGCTGCTGGGTGGCGCGGTCGGTAAATCTGCCCAGCTGCCGCTGCAAACCTGGCTGGCGGATGCGATGGCTGGTCCGACACCTGTTTCCGCGTTGATCCATGCGGCGACGATGGTTACGGCTGGCGTCTATCTGATTGCCCGTAGTCATGGCCTGTTCCTGCTGACGCCTGAAGTGCTGCATCTGGTGGGCATTGTCGGGGCGGTTACGCTGGTGCTGGCGGGCTTCGCTGCGCTGGTGCAGACCGACATCAAACGCGTGCTGGCTTACTCTACCATGAGCCAGATTGGCTATATGTTCCTGGCGCTGGGGGTACAGGCCTGGGATGCGGCGATCTTCCACCTGATGACGCATGCGTTCTTTAAAGCGCTGCTGTTCCTCTCGTCCGGTTCGGTGATCCTGGCCTGTCATCACGAGCAAAATATCTTCAAAATGGGCGGCCTGCGTAAAAGCATTCCGCTGGTTTATGTCTGCTTCCTGGTAGGGGGCGCGGCGCTCTCTGCGCTGCCGCTAATTACGGCGGGCTTCTTCAGTAAGGATGAAATCCTTGCCGGGGCGCTGGCTAATGGACATCTGAACCTGATGGTAGCGGGTCTGGCAGGGGCGTTTATGACTTCGCTCTATACCTTCCGCATGATCTTTATCACTTTCCACGGCGAAGAGAAAATTCACGCGCATGCCGGCAAAGGGATCACCCATCACCTGCCGCTTATTGTGCTGCTTATCCTCTCAACCTTTATTGGCGCGATGATCGTTCCACCGCTGAAAGGCGTTCTGCCGGAGACCGCTGAGCTGGCGCATGGTAGCGTTCTGACCCTGGAGATCGCCTCTGGGGTGGTCGCTGTCGTCGGGATCCTGCTGGCGGCCGTGCTGTGGCTGGGCAAACGCACGCTGGTGAGCAATATCGCTAACAGCGCCCCAGGCCGCTTCTTCAGCACTTGGTGGTTCGCCGCATGGGGCTTCGACTGGCTGTATGACAAAGTTTTCGTGAAACCTTATCTGTTTGTTGCCTGGGCGCTGCAACGCGATCCGCTGAATGGTCTGATGAACATTCCGGCGCTGTTCTCTCGCCTGGCTAACAAAGGATTGGTGGTGAGCGAAAACGGCTATCTGCGCTGGTACGTTGCCTCAATGAGCGTGGGGGCCGTGGTGGTCCTGGCGCTGCTGATGACGATCTAAAGTTGAGTTGGTGGGACGGGTAAATTCTCGTCCCTCGGCAAGAGAATGTTGAAAATTACCTGAAAACTGGGCGTTATCGGCGCAGTCAGTTTTGTCCGGGGCCGCAAGCAGTCGCAGCATACGTGGGTATGTGAGGCGTGCAGGCGGGGGCAAAAATGGCCAGCGAGACACGCCATTCAGGTTCAGAAAAGGGAAACAAATCGCCATGTTACTACCTTGGCTTATCCTCATCCCGTTCATCGGTGGCCTGCTCTGCTGGCAGCTTGAACGCTTCGGCGCGAAAGTGCCGCGCTGGATTGCGCTGATTTCGATGGGACTGACGCTGGCGCTCTCTTTGCAGCTCTGGTTGCAGGGCGGCTATTCGCTGACTCAGGCCGCGGGTCTTCCGCAATGGCAGTCTGAATTCCTGGTGTCGTGGATCCCTCGTTTCGGGATTAACGTGCATCTGGCGCTGGATGGCCTCTCGCTGCTGATGGTGGTGCTGACCGGCCTGCTGGGCGTCATGGCTATTCTCTGCTCGTGGAATGAGATTGAGAAATGGCAGGGCTTTTTCCACCTGAATCTGCTCTGGATCCTGGGTGGCGTAATTGGCGTGTTCCTGGCCATCGATATGTTCCTGTTCTTCTTCTTCTGGGAGATGATGCTGGTACCGATGTACTTCCTGATTGCGCTGTGGGGACACAAGGCATCGGACGGGAAAACGCGTATTACTGCGGCCACCAAATTCTTCATCTACACCCAGGCGAGCGGTCTGGTGATGCTGATTGCGATTCTGGCACTGGTGTTTGTGCACTACAACGCGACGGGCGTCTGGACCTTCAACTATGAAGATCTGTTGAAAACGCCAATGTCGCACACCGTAGAGTACCTGCTGATGCTGGGCTTCTTTATCGCCTTCGCGGTAAAAATGCCTGTGGTGCCGCTGCACGGCTGGCTGCCGGATGCGCACAGCCAGGCGCCAACCGCAGGTTCCGTTGACCTGGCAGGGATCCTGCTGAAGACGGCAGCTTACGGTCTGCTGCGTTTTGCGCTGCCGCTGTTCCCGAACGCCTCTGCGGAGTTTGCGCCCATCGCCATGTGGTTAGGTATCATCGGTATCTTCTACGGCGCGTGGATGGCCTTCTCTCAGTACGATATTAAACGTCTGATCGCCTATACCTCTATCTCACACATGGGCTTTGTGCTGATTGCTATCTACACCGGCAGCCAGCTGGCGTTCCAGGGTGCGGTAGTGCAGATGATTGCACACGGCCTCTCCGCGGCTGCGCTCTTTATCCTGTGTGGTCAGCTTTATGAACGTCTCCATACCCGTGATATGCGTCAGATGGGTGGCCTGTGGTCACGCATCAAATGGTTGCCAGGGCTGTCGCTGTTCTTTGCGGTGGCTAACCTGGGGATGCCGGGAACCGGTAACTTTGTTGGCGAATTCATGATCCTCACCGGCAGTTTCCAGACGGTGCCGGTGATCATTGTTATCGCCACCTTCGGTCTGGTGTTTGCCTCCGTTTACTCGCTGGTCATGATGCAACGCGCTTATTATGGCGCACCAAAATCTGAAACGCCTCTGCGCGGCATGTCCGCTCGTGAGTTCCTGATGATTATGGTGCTGGTGGTTCTGCTGGTGCTGTTGGGGATCTATCCACAGCCGATTCTGGACACCTCACATGCTGCGATGAGTAACATTCAGCAGTGGTATACCGCTTCAATCTCAACTACAAGGCCGTAATTCGCCATGACAATAACTCCTCAACAATTGATCGCGCTTCTGCCGCTGCTGATCGTCGGATTGACGGTGGTAGTTGTGATGCTGTCCATTGCGTGGCGACGCAACCACTTCGTCAATGCCACGCTGGCGGTGATTGGCCTGAACATTGCGCTGGTTTCGCTGTTCTTTGTCGGCCAGGCTGGCCCGATGGACGTCACGCCGCTGCTGCGGGTAGACGGGTACTCTATGCTCTATACCGGGCTGGTGATCCTTGCCAGTCTCGCCACCTGTACGTTTGCCTATCCCTGGCTGGCGGGCTATCCCGATAACCGTGAAGAGTTCTACCTGCTGGTGCTGATTGCCGCAATGGGCGGCATTGTGCTGGCCAGCGCCAACCATCTGGCTTCGCTGTTTATCGGTATTGAGCTGATCTCCCTGCCGCTGTTTGGCCTGGTAGGCTACGCCTTCCAGCAAAAGCGTTCGCTGGAAGCAGCCATCAAATACACCATTATGTCTGCGGTGGCCTCCTCTTTCCTGCTGTTCGGGATGGCGATGGTCTATGCAGATTCCGGTAACCTGAGCTTTGTGGCGCTGGGCAAGAGCCTGAATGATGGGCTTATCCATCAACCGCTGCTGCTGGCCGGTCTAGGTATGATGATTGTGGGTCTGGGCTTCAAGCTGTCGCTGGTGCCTTTCCACCTCTGGACGCCGGATGTCTATCAGGGTGCGCCAGCGCCGGTATCGACCTTCCTGGCGACCGCCAGCAAGATCGCTATCTTCGGCGTGGTGATGCGTCTGTTCCTGTATGCACCGGTAGCAGACAGCGAAGCGGTACGCCTGGTGCTGGCAATCATCGCCGTTGCTTCTATTCTGTTCGGTAACCTGATGGCTATCTCGCAGAGCAACATCAAGCGTCTGCTGGGCTACTCTTCCATTGCTCACCTGGGGTATCTGCTGGTAGCGCTGATTGCTATCCAGACGCATCAGCTGTCGCTGGAAACCGTGGGCGTCTATCTGGCGGGTTACCTGTTCAGCAGCCTCGGTGCGTTCGGCGTGGTCAGCCTGATGTCCAGTCCGTATCGCGGTCCGGATGCAGATTCGCTCTACTCCTACCGTGGCCTCTTCTGGCACCGTCCTATCCTGTCAGCTGTTATGACGGTGATGATGCTGTCGCTGGCCGGTATTCCCATGACGCTGGGCTTTATTGGTAAGTTCTACGTGATTGCCGTCGGTGTGGGTGCGCAGTTGTGGTGGCTGACCGGTGCTGTGGTAGTCGGCAGTGCGATTGGCCTCTATTACTATCTGCGCGTGACGGTGAGTCTCTACCTGAACCCGCCAGAGCTGCTGCAACGTGATACGCCAGCCAACTGGGCATTCACCGCAGGCGGTGTGGTAGTGCTGATCTCCGCAATTCTGGTGCTGCTGCTGGGTATCTATCCTCAGCCGCTGATTTCACTGGTGCAGATGGCTCAGCCGCTGATGTAAGCTACAGAGTATGTGAGAAACGGGCTCACTGGAGCCCGTTTTTTTTGGCTTAAATAAACAGCGACCAGCGGAGCAACGTAAATGGAAGTGTACTGGCAGGATCTGCATCACAGTGACCTCAGCGTCGCGCAGCTTTATCAGATTATGGCCTTGCGCAATGCGGTATTTATTGTCGAGCAAAATTGCCCATATCAGGATCTGGATGGGGCCGATCTGCTGGGTGAAAACCGTCATCTGCTGGCAATTTTTGATCATCAGCTGTTGGCCTATGCGCGGATACTTGCGCCGGAATCGGCGGAGAAACCGGTG belongs to Erwinia pyri and includes:
- the nuoN gene encoding NADH-quinone oxidoreductase subunit NuoN, coding for MTITPQQLIALLPLLIVGLTVVVVMLSIAWRRNHFVNATLAVIGLNIALVSLFFVGQAGPMDVTPLLRVDGYSMLYTGLVILASLATCTFAYPWLAGYPDNREEFYLLVLIAAMGGIVLASANHLASLFIGIELISLPLFGLVGYAFQQKRSLEAAIKYTIMSAVASSFLLFGMAMVYADSGNLSFVALGKSLNDGLIHQPLLLAGLGMMIVGLGFKLSLVPFHLWTPDVYQGAPAPVSTFLATASKIAIFGVVMRLFLYAPVADSEAVRLVLAIIAVASILFGNLMAISQSNIKRLLGYSSIAHLGYLLVALIAIQTHQLSLETVGVYLAGYLFSSLGAFGVVSLMSSPYRGPDADSLYSYRGLFWHRPILSAVMTVMMLSLAGIPMTLGFIGKFYVIAVGVGAQLWWLTGAVVVGSAIGLYYYLRVTVSLYLNPPELLQRDTPANWAFTAGGVVVLISAILVLLLGIYPQPLISLVQMAQPLM
- the nuoH gene encoding NADH-quinone oxidoreductase subunit NuoH, which gives rise to MNWLTPEVIDVLIAVGKALVILLVVVGCGAFMSFGERRLLGLFQNRYGPNRVGWGGSLQLVADMIKMFFKEDWTPPFTDRVIFTLAPMIAFTSLLLAMAIVPVTSTWMGADLNIGLLFFLMMAGLAVYAVLFAGWSSNNKYSLLGAMRASAQTLSYEVFLGLSLMGVVAQAGSFNMVDIVNSQQHLWNVIPQFLGFLTFAIAGVAVCHRHPFDQPEAEQELADGYHIEYAGMKFGLFFVGEYVGIVTVSSLIVTLFFGGWNGPWLPPIIWFALKTAFFMMMFILIRAALPRPRYDQVMSFGWKVCLPLTLLNLLATAAVILYNAQ
- a CDS encoding GNAT family N-acetyltransferase, which codes for MEVYWQDLHHSDLSVAQLYQIMALRNAVFIVEQNCPYQDLDGADLLGENRHLLAIFDHQLLAYARILAPESAEKPVKIGRVIVASEARGLSLGNRLMEQAIACCEHYWPQHKIFLSAQAHLQEFYDRFGFRVTSDIYLEDNIPHVDMEK
- the nuoJ gene encoding NADH-quinone oxidoreductase subunit J; the encoded protein is MEFAFYLCGLVAVLTTLRVITHTNPVHALLYLIISLLAVAGVFFSLGAYFAGALEIIVYAGAIMVLFVFVVMMLNLGESIQAQEREWLKPGVWLGPGLLSLVLLVVMVYAILSINDQGIDGKMIDAKAVGISLFGPYVLAVELASMLLLAGLVVAYHIGREQRQGEVLSNRPGDAPKSNKEERA
- the nuoI gene encoding NADH-quinone oxidoreductase subunit NuoI is translated as MNLKDIAVGFGTTVRSIFLIGMNAFAKRETMMYPEEPVYLPPRYRGRIVLTRDPDGQERCVACNLCAVACPVGCISLQKAEMQDGRWYPEFFRINFSRCIFCGLCEEACPTTAIQLTPDFELGEFKRQDLVYEKEDLLISGPGKYPEYNFYRMAGMAIDGKDKGDAESEAKPIDVKGLLP
- the nuoM gene encoding NADH-quinone oxidoreductase subunit M, which produces MLLPWLILIPFIGGLLCWQLERFGAKVPRWIALISMGLTLALSLQLWLQGGYSLTQAAGLPQWQSEFLVSWIPRFGINVHLALDGLSLLMVVLTGLLGVMAILCSWNEIEKWQGFFHLNLLWILGGVIGVFLAIDMFLFFFFWEMMLVPMYFLIALWGHKASDGKTRITAATKFFIYTQASGLVMLIAILALVFVHYNATGVWTFNYEDLLKTPMSHTVEYLLMLGFFIAFAVKMPVVPLHGWLPDAHSQAPTAGSVDLAGILLKTAAYGLLRFALPLFPNASAEFAPIAMWLGIIGIFYGAWMAFSQYDIKRLIAYTSISHMGFVLIAIYTGSQLAFQGAVVQMIAHGLSAAALFILCGQLYERLHTRDMRQMGGLWSRIKWLPGLSLFFAVANLGMPGTGNFVGEFMILTGSFQTVPVIIVIATFGLVFASVYSLVMMQRAYYGAPKSETPLRGMSAREFLMIMVLVVLLVLLGIYPQPILDTSHAAMSNIQQWYTASISTTRP
- the nuoK gene encoding NADH-quinone oxidoreductase subunit NuoK produces the protein MIPLQHGLILAAILFVLGLTGVVIRRNLLFMLVSLEIMINAAALAFVVAGSYWGQADGQVMYILAISLAAAEASIGLALLLQLHRRSQNLNIDKVSEMRG
- the nuoL gene encoding NADH-quinone oxidoreductase subunit L — encoded protein: MNLLYLTVLFPLIGFLLLAFSRGRWSENLSATVGMGSVGLAALTTVFVGMDFFSQGQAPYTQALWTWMQVGNFKIDVNFTLDGLSLTMLSVVTGVGFFIHMFASWYMRGEEGYSRFFAYTNLFIASMVVLVLADNLMLMYLGWEGVGLCSYLLIGFYYTNPNNGAAAMKAFIITRVGDVFLAFALFILYNELGTLNFREMVELAPAHFAADNHMLQWATLMLLGGAVGKSAQLPLQTWLADAMAGPTPVSALIHAATMVTAGVYLIARSHGLFLLTPEVLHLVGIVGAVTLVLAGFAALVQTDIKRVLAYSTMSQIGYMFLALGVQAWDAAIFHLMTHAFFKALLFLSSGSVILACHHEQNIFKMGGLRKSIPLVYVCFLVGGAALSALPLITAGFFSKDEILAGALANGHLNLMVAGLAGAFMTSLYTFRMIFITFHGEEKIHAHAGKGITHHLPLIVLLILSTFIGAMIVPPLKGVLPETAELAHGSVLTLEIASGVVAVVGILLAAVLWLGKRTLVSNIANSAPGRFFSTWWFAAWGFDWLYDKVFVKPYLFVAWALQRDPLNGLMNIPALFSRLANKGLVVSENGYLRWYVASMSVGAVVVLALLMTI